The Chryseobacterium nakagawai genome has a segment encoding these proteins:
- a CDS encoding NHL repeat-containing protein gives MKKHLFPLFLLLLGANASAQQDFFAITGKDTQAINFSDFRVMDVMNGTSGERIFTADSSTKVISQTRRGLVTEDKNSFNNSQSVTMAALAYDSSNNNLVYMPMFSSNIYVLNPQTKEITLIENNVVRVTSCDINSHITRMATGYDGNIYAINNSGTQLLQISKKDGQYVVNDLGIIKDEASNGKNSFTTIETGFGGDMVVDSDNNFYVFAASGNVFKVSVKELKAKFMGKIAGVPDNYSVNGSAVNAQGKVVIASAKGAPLYEVDLTSLQAKQLPGEQNLHIYDLASKYFVNDRVSSNNKALTNLDIYPTRVDEQFVNVHVNDKNVKGNIKMNVFDMSGKNVMSQSLPVKDGAMDQKVYFRGLIKGAYIISLSDESGKVILNKKILITE, from the coding sequence ATGAAAAAACATTTATTCCCTCTATTTCTACTGTTGTTAGGTGCGAATGCATCTGCTCAGCAGGATTTTTTTGCTATTACAGGAAAAGACACCCAGGCTATTAATTTTAGTGATTTCCGTGTAATGGATGTGATGAATGGAACTTCCGGTGAGAGGATTTTTACAGCTGATTCCTCTACAAAAGTTATTTCACAAACACGAAGAGGATTAGTAACTGAGGATAAAAATTCATTCAATAATTCCCAATCTGTGACAATGGCAGCGCTGGCATATGATTCATCTAATAATAATCTGGTGTATATGCCTATGTTTTCTTCTAATATTTATGTTTTAAATCCTCAAACTAAAGAAATTACTTTGATTGAGAATAATGTTGTGAGAGTAACATCTTGTGATATTAATTCTCATATTACAAGAATGGCTACTGGCTACGACGGAAATATTTATGCTATTAATAACTCAGGGACACAGCTTTTACAAATCAGTAAAAAAGATGGACAGTATGTAGTTAATGATTTGGGAATCATAAAAGATGAAGCTTCAAACGGTAAAAATTCATTTACTACAATAGAAACAGGATTTGGGGGAGATATGGTTGTTGATTCAGATAATAACTTCTACGTTTTTGCTGCTTCAGGAAATGTTTTCAAGGTATCTGTTAAAGAATTGAAGGCGAAGTTTATGGGTAAAATTGCAGGGGTACCGGATAACTATTCTGTGAATGGTTCTGCAGTAAATGCGCAGGGAAAGGTAGTGATAGCAAGTGCTAAAGGAGCTCCTTTATATGAAGTGGATCTTACTAGTTTACAGGCTAAGCAGCTTCCGGGAGAACAGAACCTGCATATTTATGATCTGGCCAGTAAGTACTTTGTGAATGACAGGGTTTCTTCAAATAATAAAGCATTAACAAATCTGGATATTTATCCTACCAGAGTAGATGAACAGTTTGTAAATGTTCATGTTAATGATAAGAATGTAAAAGGAAATATCAAAATGAATGTTTTTGATATGTCTGGTAAAAATGTAATGAGTCAAAGTTTGCCTGTGAAAGATGGGGCAATGGATCAGAAGGTTTACTTTAGAGGATTGATTAAAGGAGCCTATATTATAAGTTTATCTGATGAATCAGGAAAAGTAATACTAAATAAGAAAATTCTTATCACTGAATAA